AGCGAGTGCGGCGTCACCGAGGACGCCATCCGGGCGGAAATCGAGCAAATCCCGACCTCTCCGGGCGGAGCGGCGCTTCTCGACTTCCTGCTGGCTCGGGACGACTTCGAGTGCGTCGTCGTCTCGGACGCTAACTCGTACTTTATCGAGACTTGGTTACAGCACCTCGGTGCTCGCAAGCTTTTCGCCAAGGTTTTCACCAACCCGGCAGAATTCGACATCAACGGACGCCTCGTCTTGCGCCCTTTCCACTCCCACACGTGCGCCAAGTGCCCAGAGAACATGTGCAAGCAGGTCGTCCTGAGAGACTACATGAGCGAAAGGGTGATGGAGCGAGGGGAACCGTTCCAAAAGGTGTTTTATATAGGGGACGGAGAAAACGACGTCTGTCCCACGCTAGCGTTGGGACAACACGACACGGTTTTCCCTCGGAGAGGTTTCCCCATGCACAGGATCATTCAGGATCTCTGCAAAACGCAGCCGGGCGTGTATAAACCCTCGCTGATGCCCTGGGAACGAGGTGAAGACGTGGTGGACTTCCTGAAGGAGATCTTGCAGGAGAAATAACCGGCTCGAGCGGAACGAGTGAACGAGTTCGAAAAGAATAAGGCGGAAGGAAGGAGATTAAATGACACACACAGATacctaatacacacacaaaccagcAGCTGAGACATGATTAGCCTTGCATGAGCCTCGCCAGAATATAAAAGTTCAGAGTGCGGAAAGAACCAGAAAAAAGGAGGAGTTCTGAGGACGTTAAACCTCCAACAATCAAAGGCTAAAGGCTAATGCAAGGCTAACTTTTATTAATGTCTTCCTGaactctatcacacacacacacacacacacacacacacacacacacacacccacactcatacTGATAATACACACATGAACACTAATCTATTTAACACAGACGCATTCATACGGAGGCTAGTTCCAAATGCTCATGCACACAGAGGCTAGTCCCTCTCAAGCTAattccacttacacacacacacacacacacacacacacacacactagtctCTTGTGTATGCTAATTATCAGCATGTGTTGTGCTGTttgtgtaaaaacaaaccattttctaaaaaaattcACACTAATTAGCGTGTTATATAGCTACTACTATATGATCAgagcaatttttttaaaacaccatgtaggccacgcccacaagcacAAACTACAAGTGAATATCACTTGCTAGCGTGAACGTAGGTTTAGAGCCATAATAAACAACCAGACACAGagtttttttcctgcttcctaATGGATTTTAGTGTGTTTCTGATGGTCTGTAATGGTAGTTTAATGGAATATCCTGTCCCTAATGGTTTCTGATGGTTTGtctcattttattttgatgttAATCATCGACCCATGAAAGATGGCCCTTCTGGGCTGTAGTGGTATTTAATAGTAACCAATAAAACTCCTAATGGAAACCTATAGGAATGTGATGGAAACCTTTAAAGTCCATTATTCGGATGGATTGTagtggggggttttttcagaCGGGTAACCCTGTCACTACATCAGGAACGAATCACCCGGTGTctttctgttataggaaaataatcactaatactctcattttttttccttatctCATTTGTCTCGCATGATTTTATCTCATCCTGTCGTTccttgatttcttttttttcatcgACCCATCTCAGGTTTCCTTAGCGTGTGTTGTTTTGTCTCGTCGTTCCTCATCTTATCTTGCTTTCCGTCGTATCTTATCTTGTTTTCAGCTGCGCTGGCTTATCCGTCCTCGCGTAGTTTCCGATTTCTTTCCTCGTCTCGTCTTTCCACCCGGACTCCTCATGCCTGATGACTTTGTAAGCAGAATAAACTACAGGTGCTCTTCAAGTCCTCGTGATCCGCTGTGAAACCAAAGTAATTACGTAATaagaatatattatttttaatcataaCTCAGCACATAAAGTCTAATTATGGATTATGACGTCGTTATGTCAAAGCATGAAAGaacagttgtgtgtgtatgaaaaatATTTATCGTATCTTTATCCTATATTGTGTCTTGAATATTGTATTGACCTTCAGGTGAAGGTTTCAATATTAAGCATGACATTTATTGAGGTAGGGGTCTGAGAGGGGGTTTAGTGCCACCTAGTGGTGCTCCACAAAGGTGTATGTGTACATTGGGAACttaaaaaagtttcatttagacctctctctctctctctctctctctctctctctctctctctctctctctctctctctctctctctctctccctccctctctctctcgctctctctctccatattaTTACAGAAGTGCTATAAATGATAACACAATCATGTTACACTACGTAGTACACTAACACTCTCTAATTCTAAGGGAACGACCTCACTTTGTGTCATAAACACCACCATCAGTACACTGTGAATATATATTAACATGTTATTATATATGctaatatatgtttttatttattatgtgcATGAGATCTTAGCAATGAAAAGGGATAAAAGCCATTAGACAAAAaggaaatgattattattattaaatggaGAGTTTTACTGTATTAACTGATTGTatttaaaaggagaaaaaatgTTCTAAGAATTTATCTTTATTCTACTGATTTATGCAAATAAGAATTAAACatcaaaaggcaaaaaaaagtgtgaatcTCATTTGTGACAGCTGTAGATATCAGCTATGTCCAAAGGCAAAGGAcaataaaatctctctctctctctctctctctctctctctctctctctctctctctctctctctctctctctctgaactcaTC
This is a stretch of genomic DNA from Ictalurus punctatus breed USDA103 chromosome 13, Coco_2.0, whole genome shotgun sequence. It encodes these proteins:
- the LOC128628685 gene encoding probable phosphatase phospho1 isoform X1 codes for the protein MSIFMTSGDALSRPSLTSSACPVRPLLALSPVRQRCPGARATQPKTARPSTERKTIKMAARFLFFFDFDETLIAENSDDSVVRATPLKKLPASLSDSCRPGFFLKHSQRILTFLSECGVTEDAIRAEIEQIPTSPGGAALLDFLLARDDFECVVVSDANSYFIETWLQHLGARKLFAKVFTNPAEFDINGRLVLRPFHSHTCAKCPENMCKQVVLRDYMSERVMERGEPFQKVFYIGDGENDVCPTLALGQHDTVFPRRGFPMHRIIQDLCKTQPGVYKPSLMPWERGEDVVDFLKEILQEK
- the LOC128628685 gene encoding probable phosphatase phospho1 isoform X2, whose product is MSRSSRDAAENRATFNRYCYCCSYHCRYSVLSERKTIKMAARFLFFFDFDETLIAENSDDSVVRATPLKKLPASLSDSCRPGFFLKHSQRILTFLSECGVTEDAIRAEIEQIPTSPGGAALLDFLLARDDFECVVVSDANSYFIETWLQHLGARKLFAKVFTNPAEFDINGRLVLRPFHSHTCAKCPENMCKQVVLRDYMSERVMERGEPFQKVFYIGDGENDVCPTLALGQHDTVFPRRGFPMHRIIQDLCKTQPGVYKPSLMPWERGEDVVDFLKEILQEK
- the LOC128628685 gene encoding probable phosphatase phospho1 isoform X3, giving the protein MAARFLFFFDFDETLIAENSDDSVVRATPLKKLPASLSDSCRPGFFLKHSQRILTFLSECGVTEDAIRAEIEQIPTSPGGAALLDFLLARDDFECVVVSDANSYFIETWLQHLGARKLFAKVFTNPAEFDINGRLVLRPFHSHTCAKCPENMCKQVVLRDYMSERVMERGEPFQKVFYIGDGENDVCPTLALGQHDTVFPRRGFPMHRIIQDLCKTQPGVYKPSLMPWERGEDVVDFLKEILQEK